The following are encoded together in the Flavobacterium sp. TR2 genome:
- the bglX gene encoding beta-glucosidase BglX, whose protein sequence is MKNKRILIIGVFALFTVGSMNAQKKPYLDKNKTVEQRIDLLLPLMTLEEKVGQMNQYNGFWDVTGPAPKGGTAELKYEHLRKGLVGSMLTVRGVKEVRAVQKIAVEETRLGIPLIIGFDVIHGYKTLSPIPLAEAASWDLEAIKKSAAIAADEASASGINWTFGPNVDVANDARWGRVMEGAGEDPYLGSKVGYARVKGFQGETIADLSKVNTIAACAKHFAAYGYVEAGLEYNIVDISNSKLYNSVLPPFEATVEAGVRTFMNSFNTLNGVPATGNAFLQRDILKGKWKFDGFVISDYASIREMIAHGYAKDEADATAKAVIAGSDMDMESYLYVAKLVDLVKSGKVKESLVDDAVRRILRVKFELGLFDDPYRYCDEKREKEVVGSKANNDGVLDMARKSIVLLKNENNLLPLKKSGQKIALIGALANDKNSPLGSWRIAASDDTAVSVLEGMQQYKGNQLVFEKGADLLKQKATFLTETIFNTTDKSGFEAAKKAAKNADVVVMVLGEYGFQSGEGRSRTDLNLPGLQQELLEEIYKANPNVVLVLNNGRPLSIPWAAENVPAIVEAWHLGTQAGNAIAQVLYGDYNPSGKLPMSFPRNVGQVPIYYNKYSTGRPIDSDKNVFWSHYMDVEKTPQFPFGFGLSYTTFDYKNLKINKTSFAKGENVQVSVEVTNSGNYDGKEVVQLYLHDEYASIVRPIKQLKGFELVNLKKGETKTVNFTLTDKELGFYNNEGKYLVEPGTFKIMVGGSSDKGLQSGFEIKE, encoded by the coding sequence ATGAAAAATAAAAGAATACTAATTATTGGAGTTTTTGCTCTGTTTACTGTTGGAAGTATGAATGCACAAAAAAAGCCGTATCTGGATAAGAATAAGACTGTTGAGCAGCGTATAGATCTGCTTTTGCCATTAATGACGCTGGAGGAAAAAGTGGGGCAGATGAATCAATATAATGGTTTTTGGGATGTTACGGGACCGGCGCCAAAAGGAGGAACAGCCGAATTGAAATACGAACATTTAAGAAAAGGATTGGTTGGGTCGATGCTGACGGTGCGCGGCGTGAAAGAAGTTCGTGCGGTTCAGAAAATTGCAGTTGAAGAAACAAGATTGGGAATTCCGCTGATTATTGGTTTTGATGTAATACACGGCTACAAAACGTTAAGCCCGATTCCGTTGGCAGAAGCGGCAAGCTGGGACTTGGAAGCGATTAAAAAATCGGCGGCGATAGCGGCAGATGAAGCTTCGGCATCTGGAATCAATTGGACTTTCGGACCAAATGTCGATGTGGCAAATGACGCCCGTTGGGGACGCGTGATGGAAGGCGCGGGAGAAGATCCGTATTTGGGAAGCAAAGTGGGGTATGCACGGGTAAAAGGCTTTCAAGGAGAAACAATTGCCGATTTATCCAAGGTAAATACGATCGCGGCTTGTGCGAAACATTTTGCGGCTTACGGTTATGTTGAAGCGGGTTTGGAATATAATATTGTAGATATCAGCAATTCTAAATTGTACAATTCGGTTTTGCCTCCTTTTGAAGCAACAGTTGAGGCTGGAGTTCGCACGTTTATGAATTCGTTTAATACTTTGAATGGTGTTCCAGCAACTGGAAATGCCTTTTTGCAGAGAGATATTTTAAAAGGAAAATGGAAGTTTGACGGATTTGTGATTTCTGATTATGCTTCGATCCGCGAGATGATCGCGCACGGCTATGCAAAAGACGAAGCCGATGCAACGGCAAAAGCGGTGATTGCAGGTTCTGATATGGATATGGAATCGTATTTGTACGTGGCAAAACTAGTTGATTTGGTAAAGTCTGGAAAAGTAAAAGAATCTCTGGTTGATGATGCCGTTCGCAGAATTCTTCGTGTGAAATTTGAATTGGGATTATTTGATGATCCGTACAGATATTGCGATGAAAAACGCGAAAAAGAAGTGGTTGGAAGCAAGGCCAATAATGATGGCGTTTTGGATATGGCAAGGAAATCGATCGTTTTATTGAAGAACGAAAATAATCTGCTTCCGCTAAAGAAATCTGGTCAAAAGATTGCTTTAATTGGTGCTTTGGCAAACGATAAAAATAGTCCGTTGGGAAGCTGGAGAATTGCAGCTTCAGATGACACTGCGGTTTCAGTTTTAGAAGGAATGCAGCAGTATAAAGGCAATCAGCTGGTTTTTGAAAAAGGTGCTGATTTATTGAAACAAAAAGCGACTTTCTTAACCGAAACCATTTTCAATACGACAGATAAAAGCGGATTTGAAGCAGCGAAAAAAGCGGCGAAAAATGCTGATGTGGTAGTAATGGTTTTGGGTGAGTACGGTTTCCAAAGCGGTGAAGGAAGAAGCCGAACTGATCTTAACTTGCCAGGTTTGCAGCAGGAATTGTTAGAAGAAATCTATAAAGCAAATCCAAATGTAGTTTTGGTTTTAAATAATGGCCGTCCGTTGAGTATTCCTTGGGCGGCAGAAAATGTACCGGCAATTGTAGAGGCTTGGCATTTGGGAACGCAGGCCGGAAATGCTATCGCTCAGGTTTTGTACGGAGATTATAATCCGAGCGGAAAATTGCCGATGTCGTTTCCGAGAAATGTTGGTCAGGTGCCAATTTATTACAACAAATACAGCACAGGAAGACCAATTGACAGCGATAAAAATGTTTTCTGGTCGCATTATATGGATGTGGAGAAAACGCCTCAGTTTCCGTTTGGTTTTGGCTTGAGTTATACGACTTTTGATTATAAAAATCTTAAGATTAACAAAACGTCTTTTGCTAAAGGTGAAAATGTTCAGGTGAGCGTTGAGGTTACGAATTCTGGAAATTATGACGGAAAGGAAGTGGTGCAGCTGTACCTTCATGACGAATACGCAAGCATTGTGCGCCCGATTAAACAATTGAAAGGTTTTGAATTGGTTAATCTTAAAAAGGGGGAAACTAAAACGGTAAACTTTACTTTGACAGATAAGGAACTTGGTTTTTATAACAACGAAGGAAAATATCTTGTAGAACCTGGAACTTTTAAAATCATGGTTGGAGGAAGCTCTGATAAAGGTTTGCAGAGTGGTTTTGAAATTAAAGAGTAA
- a CDS encoding sialate O-acetylesterase gives MKNNIFKFVFFLLISSTMMANVSLPNIFSDNMVLQRNAEVKIWGWANPKEEIKLIAGWNNQEYKTVANNQAKWEITIKTPEAGGPFTISIKGYNEVILKNILIGEVWLCAGQSNMEMSASWGIDDGEEEAKNAANPNIRFFTVPKLTAENPQNNLLGNWTESTPETMKYFSAVGYFFAKRLREELKNVPIGLISSNWGGTPAEIWMSAEVVNNDPVLLENAKKLNEQEYGPRQPGRAYNAMIYSIIGFKIAGTLWYQGESNVGSLVYDKTLGALITSWRKEWKDEFPFYYVQIAPFKSGSNNFSNVMLRDSQRKLLKEVSKTGMVVISDISDTIDIHPKNKKSVGIRLANLALAETYPEASGLNFSLVNSPLFKSMKTDKNTVTVSFDYGDGLYFKDKKSNQFEVAGADGVFYPAEASIKNNEVVLTSKKVASPAKVRFAWGNTTQSDLFNKANLPASCFVSE, from the coding sequence ATGAAAAATAATATATTTAAGTTTGTTTTCTTTCTATTGATTTCCAGTACTATGATGGCAAATGTTTCGCTTCCGAATATTTTTAGTGATAATATGGTTTTACAGCGCAATGCTGAAGTGAAAATTTGGGGCTGGGCCAATCCAAAAGAAGAAATTAAACTAATTGCGGGCTGGAATAATCAGGAGTATAAAACCGTTGCCAATAATCAGGCAAAGTGGGAAATTACGATTAAAACTCCAGAAGCGGGCGGACCTTTTACTATTTCGATAAAAGGCTATAACGAAGTTATCCTAAAAAACATTTTAATTGGCGAGGTCTGGCTTTGTGCTGGACAGTCGAATATGGAAATGTCGGCAAGTTGGGGAATTGATGATGGAGAAGAGGAGGCTAAAAATGCGGCTAACCCAAACATTCGATTTTTTACAGTTCCAAAACTGACAGCTGAAAATCCACAGAATAATTTATTGGGAAATTGGACAGAATCGACTCCTGAAACGATGAAATATTTCAGTGCTGTCGGCTACTTTTTTGCGAAGCGCCTTCGCGAAGAGTTAAAAAATGTTCCCATCGGATTGATTTCTTCAAACTGGGGAGGAACTCCTGCTGAAATCTGGATGTCGGCAGAAGTGGTCAATAATGATCCTGTTTTATTGGAAAACGCCAAAAAATTGAACGAACAGGAATACGGACCAAGACAGCCTGGAAGAGCTTACAACGCCATGATTTACTCAATAATTGGATTTAAAATTGCAGGAACGCTTTGGTATCAAGGAGAGTCTAACGTTGGATCGCTGGTTTATGATAAAACTTTGGGAGCGCTAATTACATCTTGGAGAAAAGAATGGAAAGACGAATTTCCGTTTTATTATGTTCAAATTGCGCCGTTTAAATCAGGAAGCAATAATTTTTCGAATGTGATGCTTAGAGATTCACAAAGAAAACTGCTGAAAGAAGTATCAAAAACGGGAATGGTGGTAATCAGTGATATTTCGGACACTATTGATATTCATCCAAAGAATAAAAAGTCGGTTGGAATTCGTCTGGCTAATTTAGCTTTGGCTGAAACCTATCCCGAGGCTTCGGGACTAAATTTTAGTTTGGTTAATAGTCCGCTTTTCAAAAGCATGAAAACGGACAAAAACACAGTAACGGTTTCTTTTGACTACGGAGACGGATTATATTTTAAAGATAAAAAGTCGAATCAGTTTGAAGTTGCGGGAGCAGATGGGGTTTTCTATCCAGCTGAAGCTTCAATTAAAAATAACGAAGTGGTTTTGACAAGTAAAAAAGTGGCTTCTCCAGCAAAAGTGAGATTTGCATGGGGAAACACAACGCAATCGGATTTGTTTAATAAAGCCAATTTGCCTGCTTCTTGTTTTGTTTCTGAGTGA
- a CDS encoding SGNH/GDSL hydrolase family protein, with amino-acid sequence MFSKKITVLISFLLISAFSNAQTQNSNKTFLYQGRVDQLQKDQVVLIGTASSVSFNFIGNECSISLQSVDSYEHHNYVQLVLDGKYIGKIRIEKGPIQSFPIKITSSQKEHRLEIYKNTEAQSGNILFAGTTAKLAPISFKKKKKIEFIGDSITCGAASDPTDVPCNKGEYMDHHNGYYAYGPTLSRAIEADYLMSCVSGIGMYRNWNDEHKDEAIMPDVYQNLYLTKDAAKPKYDLAFQPDIISIALGTNDFSGGDGKKERLPFNAQKYVSNYITFIKMLYEHNPKVQIVITNSPMVGGDRGVVFEDCLNKVKSAFANDKAHKPIQIFKFKPMTPNGCSGHPDVADHKVLADEYGPFLKKLLNEK; translated from the coding sequence ATGTTTTCTAAAAAAATCACTGTTTTAATTTCTTTTTTGCTGATTTCGGCTTTTTCGAATGCTCAAACTCAAAATTCCAATAAAACTTTTTTATATCAAGGCAGAGTCGATCAGCTTCAAAAAGACCAAGTCGTTTTAATTGGCACAGCTTCTTCAGTTTCTTTTAATTTTATTGGAAATGAATGTTCGATATCGCTACAAAGCGTTGATTCTTACGAGCATCATAATTATGTTCAGCTGGTTTTGGATGGAAAATATATTGGAAAGATCAGGATTGAAAAAGGACCAATTCAGTCATTTCCAATCAAAATTACTTCAAGTCAAAAAGAACATCGATTAGAAATCTACAAAAATACAGAAGCGCAAAGCGGCAATATTTTGTTTGCAGGAACAACAGCAAAACTGGCTCCGATTTCATTTAAAAAGAAAAAGAAAATAGAGTTCATTGGTGATTCAATTACGTGTGGCGCAGCTAGTGATCCGACAGATGTTCCTTGTAATAAAGGAGAATATATGGATCATCATAATGGCTATTATGCTTACGGTCCAACGCTTTCGAGAGCAATTGAAGCCGATTATTTAATGAGCTGTGTTTCGGGAATCGGAATGTATAGAAATTGGAATGACGAGCATAAAGACGAAGCGATAATGCCAGACGTTTATCAAAATTTATATCTGACAAAAGATGCTGCAAAACCGAAATACGATTTAGCTTTTCAGCCTGATATTATCAGCATTGCTTTAGGCACAAATGACTTTTCTGGCGGAGACGGCAAAAAGGAACGTCTGCCTTTTAATGCCCAAAAATATGTTTCAAATTACATCACTTTCATAAAGATGCTTTACGAGCACAACCCTAAGGTGCAGATTGTCATTACCAATAGCCCAATGGTTGGCGGAGATAGAGGAGTTGTTTTTGAAGATTGTCTGAATAAAGTCAAAAGCGCTTTCGCGAATGATAAAGCACATAAACCGATTCAGATTTTCAAATTCAAGCCTATGACTCCAAACGGATGCTCTGGTCATCCTGATGTGGCAGATCATAAGGTTTTGGCAGATGAATATGGTCCATTTTTAAAGAAATTGCTAAATGAAAAATAA
- a CDS encoding C40 family peptidase, with amino-acid sequence MPNPKIQTEINRDSIISFAKKHLGIPYVYASSNPQKGFDCSGFVSYVFKNFGMTLPRSSGGYKNIGKTLKPEEFKVGDILVFYGYKNRNVVGHVGIICEANGMQSKFIHASSGKAQQVTITALDTEHYTRRFYKCVDVLSK; translated from the coding sequence GTGCCAAATCCTAAAATCCAAACTGAAATCAATCGTGATTCTATTATTTCCTTTGCAAAAAAACATTTAGGGATTCCGTATGTGTATGCCAGCAGCAATCCGCAAAAAGGTTTTGACTGCTCGGGTTTTGTGAGTTATGTTTTTAAAAATTTCGGAATGACACTGCCAAGAAGTTCTGGCGGCTATAAAAATATAGGCAAAACTCTAAAACCAGAAGAATTTAAGGTGGGAGATATTTTGGTTTTTTACGGATATAAAAACCGAAATGTGGTCGGTCACGTAGGCATAATTTGTGAAGCCAACGGAATGCAGTCCAAATTTATTCATGCCTCTTCAGGAAAAGCACAGCAAGTAACTATAACAGCGCTTGATACAGAACATTATACCAGACGTTTTTATAAATGTGTTGATGTTTTGTCTAAATAG
- a CDS encoding murein L,D-transpeptidase gives MKIWYVPIVAIVFLIVSSCNSKADKKEENSIKKVEKIPELKLTIDTVRIAKFYESYPKLEKFKADVISLYQKNKSTQLWQDNKGVIEFGNTLFNQYKNLDQEGLKANYPYKEELNSVFENNPTKKLSKEDTDLLLSNLYYYYAEKVYAGFDEKTSISLEWLLPRKKLNYQVLSDSIFKKSTILDDKKKKMFSQYYKLRDALKEYREIEKKGGWKTIETGEDYKALKVGDSSNIVAQIRERLFVIKDLKEDTKSAVCDTVLMKAMKNYELHHGYAPKNVILLEHINDLNIPVAERIKTIIANMERCRWIDPELEKGQKYIEVNIPEFKLYIVEDGKISFVSPVVVGRAMTKTVIFSGMMSNIVFSPYWNVPPSIIKSEIKPGMARDKNYLQKKNLEWNNGAVRQLPGKNNSLGLVKFLFPNSSNIYLHDTPSKSLFERESRAFSHGCVRVAKPRELAIELLKVDPQWNPERIDKAMHAGKESWYTLKKKVPVYIGYFTAWVDREGNLNFYKDIYGRDESLIKLLTEE, from the coding sequence ATGAAAATTTGGTATGTGCCTATTGTTGCTATTGTTTTTTTGATTGTTTCTTCGTGTAATTCGAAAGCTGATAAAAAAGAGGAGAACTCGATAAAGAAAGTTGAAAAAATTCCAGAATTAAAACTGACCATCGACACAGTTCGTATCGCAAAGTTTTATGAAAGTTACCCAAAACTGGAAAAATTTAAAGCAGATGTAATTTCTTTGTATCAGAAAAATAAATCTACCCAATTGTGGCAGGACAATAAAGGCGTGATTGAATTTGGAAATACCTTATTTAATCAATACAAGAATTTAGATCAGGAAGGATTAAAAGCTAACTATCCTTATAAAGAAGAACTAAATTCGGTTTTCGAAAATAACCCGACCAAAAAATTATCTAAAGAAGATACCGACTTACTGCTTTCCAATTTGTATTACTATTATGCCGAAAAAGTATACGCAGGTTTTGACGAAAAAACCAGTATTTCTTTAGAATGGCTTTTGCCTCGAAAAAAGCTGAACTATCAAGTCCTTTCTGATTCGATCTTTAAAAAATCAACCATTTTGGATGATAAGAAAAAAAAGATGTTCAGCCAGTATTACAAACTTCGCGATGCGCTTAAAGAATACAGAGAAATTGAGAAAAAAGGCGGATGGAAAACTATCGAAACGGGTGAAGATTATAAAGCTTTAAAAGTTGGCGATTCTTCAAATATTGTTGCACAAATTAGAGAAAGGCTTTTTGTAATCAAAGATTTAAAAGAAGATACCAAAAGCGCAGTTTGCGATACGGTTTTGATGAAAGCCATGAAAAACTACGAATTGCATCATGGCTATGCTCCAAAGAATGTTATTCTGTTAGAACATATAAATGACCTGAATATTCCGGTTGCTGAGCGAATCAAAACGATTATTGCCAATATGGAGCGCTGCCGATGGATAGATCCCGAATTGGAAAAAGGCCAGAAGTATATTGAAGTCAATATTCCAGAATTCAAGCTGTATATAGTTGAAGATGGTAAAATTTCTTTTGTATCGCCAGTTGTTGTGGGAAGAGCCATGACAAAAACAGTTATTTTCAGCGGAATGATGAGCAATATTGTTTTCAGTCCGTATTGGAACGTGCCGCCAAGCATTATCAAATCGGAGATAAAACCTGGAATGGCTAGAGATAAAAATTATTTGCAAAAGAAAAATCTGGAATGGAACAATGGTGCAGTGCGTCAGCTTCCAGGTAAAAATAACTCGCTTGGTTTGGTGAAATTTTTATTTCCAAATTCAAGCAATATTTATCTTCACGATACGCCATCAAAAAGTTTGTTCGAAAGAGAGAGCAGAGCTTTTAGCCACGGTTGCGTGCGTGTAGCAAAGCCAAGAGAATTGGCAATTGAATTATTAAAAGTCGATCCGCAATGGAATCCCGAAAGAATTGATAAAGCGATGCACGCCGGAAAAGAAAGCTGGTATACGCTTAAGAAAAAAGTTCCAGTTTATATTGGCTATTTCACCGCTTGGGTTGACCGCGAAGGCAATCTAAATTTCTACAAAGATATTTATGGAAGAGATGAAAGTCTTATCAAATTATTGACTGAAGAATAA
- a CDS encoding DUF1573 domain-containing protein, with product MKMIKISMLALALGLMSFSAIAQVQSLVSETEASVTAASTIAWKAETIDVGQIPQGTPKAIVYEFKNTGKTAVVITNVQGSCGCTATDYTKEPIQAGKSGKVTATYNAANKGAFTKTVTVTTSAETTPKVLTLKGTVI from the coding sequence ATGAAAATGATCAAAATTTCGATGTTAGCTTTGGCTTTAGGCCTAATGTCTTTTTCAGCAATTGCTCAAGTACAATCTTTAGTCTCAGAAACCGAAGCTTCAGTAACGGCAGCTTCTACAATAGCTTGGAAAGCAGAAACTATTGATGTTGGACAGATCCCGCAGGGAACTCCAAAAGCAATTGTTTACGAATTTAAAAATACAGGAAAAACAGCTGTAGTCATTACAAACGTGCAAGGATCTTGCGGCTGTACAGCAACAGATTATACAAAAGAGCCAATTCAGGCTGGTAAATCTGGAAAAGTTACGGCAACATACAATGCTGCAAACAAAGGCGCTTTTACAAAAACAGTAACGGTTACAACTAGCGCAGAAACAACGCCAAAAGTACTTACTTTAAAAGGCACAGTTATTTAA
- a CDS encoding sensor histidine kinase KdpD: protein MKINKLNSIILLGLVAIISILVAQLLWTKEAFTIEQKKLSQKAHIALLEVAKKLYEGTNHELPVQNPVQKIANDYYIVNVDNEFEPDILEFYLKTEFKKVNITTDFEYAMYNCQSDEMIYGDYISLYKKKAECKKTVYFPKHKNLVYYFAVRFPNETTYLFSSMRFWFILSTALILILLIYVYSIFTLLQHKKYSELQRDFINNMTHEFKTPLASILIASKYLIEQKPIKEDKKLYTYTDIIINQGNKLNGHIEKILNVAKADYAPLELKKENILIVPIIEEAIENIKLKYPEASIAIETVSREYLLETDTFHFANLVYNLLDNAMKYCNEKPEVTIKIIENNNCLKLEFIDNGIGINPKKISFIFDKFYRVQNEKSNEVNGFGLGLYYVKEICSLQNWKIKAENNQEKGITITLSIPYKK from the coding sequence TTGAAAATTAATAAACTCAACAGCATCATTCTCTTAGGATTAGTCGCTATCATCAGTATTTTGGTGGCACAATTGCTATGGACAAAAGAGGCTTTTACAATCGAACAAAAAAAACTGAGCCAGAAAGCGCATATCGCCTTGCTTGAAGTGGCTAAAAAACTATACGAAGGAACCAATCACGAACTGCCGGTACAAAATCCGGTTCAGAAAATTGCAAATGACTATTATATTGTAAATGTCGATAACGAATTTGAGCCTGATATTCTAGAATTCTATCTCAAAACGGAATTCAAAAAGGTGAATATCACCACCGATTTTGAGTATGCGATGTATAATTGCCAAAGCGACGAAATGATTTATGGAGATTATATTTCGCTTTATAAGAAAAAAGCGGAATGCAAAAAGACCGTTTATTTTCCGAAGCATAAAAATCTGGTTTATTATTTTGCCGTGCGTTTTCCAAACGAGACGACTTATCTTTTCAGTTCGATGCGTTTTTGGTTTATTCTTTCAACTGCACTAATTCTCATTCTGCTTATTTATGTGTACTCGATTTTTACTCTTTTACAGCATAAAAAATATTCAGAACTGCAGCGCGATTTTATCAATAATATGACGCACGAATTTAAAACGCCGCTGGCCTCTATTCTGATTGCTTCAAAATATCTTATTGAGCAAAAGCCAATTAAAGAAGACAAAAAATTGTATACGTATACCGATATTATTATCAATCAGGGCAATAAATTGAATGGCCATATCGAAAAGATTCTGAATGTCGCAAAGGCCGATTATGCTCCTTTAGAACTTAAAAAAGAAAACATTTTAATTGTTCCGATTATTGAAGAAGCAATTGAAAACATTAAATTAAAATATCCTGAAGCTTCTATTGCAATTGAAACAGTTTCTAGAGAATATTTACTCGAAACAGATACTTTTCATTTTGCTAATCTAGTGTACAATCTGTTGGATAATGCAATGAAATACTGCAATGAAAAGCCAGAAGTTACGATAAAAATCATCGAAAATAATAACTGTTTAAAACTGGAATTTATTGATAATGGAATTGGAATTAATCCTAAAAAAATATCTTTTATCTTTGATAAGTTTTACCGAGTGCAGAACGAAAAAAGTAACGAAGTCAACGGGTTTGGACTTGGTTTATATTATGTAAAAGAAATCTGCAGTCTGCAAAACTGGAAAATCAAAGCCGAAAACAATCAAGAAAAAGGCATTACTATAACTTTATCAATTCCTTACAAAAAATGA
- a CDS encoding response regulator transcription factor, with amino-acid sequence MRNFKILYAEDDETLAFLTKDNLEQNNYEVIHCPDGKSALKIFEEEEFDICIFDIMMPKMDGFELAEAVRKIDLDVPIIFLSAKTLKEDRIKGLRLGADDYLVKPFSIEELLLKIEIFLKRSQKNIPAAKTIYEVGKYQFDTKNFILFNDEEKVGLTQREAELLKLFLDHKNSVLKREQILTSLWGTDDYFMGRSLDVFISRLRKILANEQGISIENLHGIGFRFSIG; translated from the coding sequence ATGAGAAACTTCAAAATACTATATGCCGAAGACGATGAAACCTTAGCGTTTTTAACCAAAGATAATTTGGAGCAGAACAATTATGAAGTGATTCATTGTCCTGATGGAAAATCGGCTCTGAAAATTTTTGAGGAAGAAGAATTTGACATTTGCATTTTTGATATTATGATGCCCAAAATGGATGGTTTTGAACTTGCCGAAGCCGTTCGAAAAATAGACCTTGATGTTCCGATTATTTTCCTTTCGGCCAAAACATTAAAAGAAGACCGCATTAAGGGACTGCGCTTAGGTGCCGATGATTATTTGGTAAAGCCTTTCAGCATTGAGGAATTGCTTTTGAAAATTGAAATTTTCTTAAAACGTTCGCAAAAAAATATTCCAGCTGCCAAAACGATTTATGAAGTTGGCAAATATCAATTCGACACTAAAAACTTCATTCTTTTTAATGATGAGGAAAAAGTCGGTTTAACGCAGCGTGAAGCCGAATTGTTAAAACTTTTTCTAGACCATAAAAATTCTGTTTTGAAGAGAGAACAAATTTTAACCTCGCTATGGGGAACAGACGACTATTTTATGGGTAGAAGTTTAGACGTTTTTATTTCGCGTCTTCGCAAAATCTTAGCAAACGAGCAAGGCATTTCGATAGAAAACCTGCACGGAATTGGGTTTAGGTTTTCTATTGGGTAA
- a CDS encoding GIY-YIG nuclease family protein — protein MHLQEGFHTYFIYILTNKAKSVFYVGVTNNLKNRLIKHKENLLAGNKTFASKYNVEFLLYFEKFTWIQEAIAREKEIKGWRREKKIALIKTMNPELEFLNY, from the coding sequence ATGCATTTACAAGAAGGTTTTCATACCTATTTCATTTATATTTTGACAAATAAAGCGAAATCTGTTTTTTATGTTGGAGTTACTAATAATTTGAAAAACAGATTAATAAAGCATAAAGAGAATCTTCTGGCTGGAAATAAAACCTTTGCTTCAAAATATAATGTGGAGTTTTTATTATACTTTGAAAAATTTACTTGGATCCAAGAAGCGATTGCTAGAGAAAAGGAAATAAAAGGCTGGAGAAGGGAGAAGAAAATTGCTTTAATTAAAACTATGAATCCTGAATTGGAATTTTTGAATTATTAA
- a CDS encoding MBL fold metallo-hydrolase, translating to MKLHHLRNATLVIETEKHVILVDPMLGKRKTIPPFTIFRYKPKRNPLVALPKNSRDILSRVTHCLITHLHPDHIDKAGEVFLRRKSIPVICSSKDEKALVQRGLSVIQTLEYWEPQKFLDGKITGIPAIHGYGFVAKLMGNVMGFLIELADQKSIYVSSDTIFTEHVEKVLTQFKPDISIVACGTARLDFGQPLLMRMDDILKFATLAPGKVLANHLEALNHCPTTRLELRTALSDHGLLGKTSIPKDGECIEY from the coding sequence ATGAAATTACATCATTTGCGAAATGCCACTTTGGTAATTGAAACAGAAAAGCATGTCATTTTAGTTGACCCAATGTTAGGTAAAAGAAAAACAATTCCGCCTTTTACTATTTTCAGATACAAGCCAAAACGAAATCCTCTGGTGGCACTGCCTAAAAACAGCCGTGATATTTTAAGTCGCGTAACGCACTGTTTGATAACACATTTACACCCAGATCATATAGACAAAGCAGGCGAAGTTTTTTTGAGACGAAAAAGCATTCCTGTAATCTGCAGTTCTAAGGACGAAAAAGCGCTTGTGCAAAGAGGATTAAGCGTGATTCAAACCTTGGAATATTGGGAACCGCAAAAATTTCTAGACGGAAAAATAACTGGAATTCCAGCCATTCACGGCTACGGATTTGTTGCAAAATTGATGGGAAATGTAATGGGTTTTCTTATTGAGCTGGCAGATCAAAAATCCATTTATGTCAGCTCTGACACTATTTTTACAGAACACGTAGAAAAAGTGCTAACGCAATTTAAACCTGACATTTCGATTGTAGCCTGCGGCACTGCAAGGTTAGATTTTGGCCAGCCCTTGTTAATGCGAATGGATGATATTTTGAAATTTGCAACTCTTGCACCCGGCAAAGTTCTCGCCAATCATTTAGAAGCTTTAAACCATTGTCCGACCACGAGACTAGAATTAAGAACTGCCCTTTCAGATCATGGTCTTTTAGGCAAAACTTCTATTCCAAAAGACGGAGAATGCATTGAGTATTAA